In Brassica rapa cultivar Chiifu-401-42 chromosome A06, CAAS_Brap_v3.01, whole genome shotgun sequence, a single window of DNA contains:
- the LOC103872996 gene encoding probable calcium-binding protein CML44 — MDCSFISINDLQRMFHKLDKNQDGLVTLDELHWILERLGWSEHTPEELELFVGKQSLDLDEFLRFYDDAVSNRKETKNDSVVDNDDAIVGAFNVFDVNGDGYISSEELRTVLERLGFEEETKSWDCGRMIRAHDKNLDGVIDFEEFKNMMLHVQ; from the coding sequence ATGGATTGTTCATTCATAAGCATAAACGATCTCCAAAGAATGTTCCACAAGCTCGACAAGAACCAAGACGGTCTCGTGACCCTCGACGAGCTTCATTGGATACTAGAGAGACTCGGCTGGTCCGAACACACTCCCGAAGAACTCGAACTGTTCGTTGGGAAACAGAGTCTCGACTTAGACGAGTTCCTTCGGTTCTACGACGACGCCGTTTCGAATAGGAAGGAAACAAAGAACGATAGTGTTGTTGATAATGATGATGCGATTGTGGGGGCGTTTAATGTGTTTGACGTGAACGGAGATGGTTATATTTCGTCGGAGGAGCTTCGAACGGTGTTGGAACGGCTCGGATTCGAGGAGGAGACAAAGAGTTGGGATTGTGGGAGGATGATTCGAGCCCATGACAAGAATCTTGATGGTGTTATTGATTTTGAAGAGTTCAAGAACATGATGTTACATGTCCAATGA
- the LOC103872997 gene encoding uncharacterized protein LOC103872997 encodes MRNLKKRPVKKEPIVIDLDSDDDEGVRCGELNECMMDTDVSSESEEANPSNMQMTFPSNAGASDDDDCDNKIDDQYLKLFDSLMDDGNSYLRDNPLRCIRYGVDNGGYDIREFKGKRKSREDLNTGGRATKKNVVVSMPPHRVQASEKKTREFVLKRRESPVNDKSVDATSHARRSSQHNVEARKKEIREAEMVPDEHYRSYLTSLVDKWKSSRTNPEKEVRVKCEKDVMSLSDSDSIEVGDRPFLDEEDSPFVPSKSYKVVDLEEESDDEGNQCNSWFRKEIMNVLKQPYSEKEFKELEHEASVCRWLIKSKELLDGRDFTYTTNQKKPSYLDQYPEFKRMFEKALYGENRHRALNLLRGFIFYLTKVARHDAFKPWLDYECLKITCF; translated from the exons ATGAGAAACCTGAAGAAGAGACCTGTGAAGAAGGAGCCTATTGTGATTGACTTAGACAGTGACGATGATGAAGGTGTTCGCTGTGGTGAATTGAACGAGTGTATGATGGATACTGATGTTTCATCAGAGTCTGAAGAAGCTAATCCCTCCAACATGCAAATGACCTTTCCTTCTAATGCTGGTgctagtgatgatgatgattgcgACAACAAAATTGATGATCAGTATCTCAAGTTGTTTGATAGTCTCATGGACGATGGAAACTCATATCTGAGAGATAATCCACTGAGGTGTATTAGGTATGGAGTAGATAACGGAGGATACGACATACGCGAGTTTAAAGGTAAGCGTAAGAGCAGAGAAGATCTAAACACTGGTGGTCGTGCGACTAAGAAGAATGTTGTTGTGTCAATGCCTCCTCATCGTGTCCAAGCAAGTGAAAAGAAGACAAGGGAGTTTGtgttgaagagaagagagagtccTGTGAATGATAAGAGTGTTGACGCAACAAGTCATGCGAGGAGAAGCTCGCAACACAATGTCGAAGCTCGCAAGAAGGAGATTAGGGAAGCCGAAATGGTGCCTGATGAGCATTACAGATCTTATCTCACATCGTTAGTGGACAAGTGGAAGAGCTCAAGAACTAATCCTGAGAAGGAGGTACGAGTAAAGTGTGAGAAAGATGTAATGTCTCTGTCTGATTCCGACAGTATTGAGGTTGGTGATCGTCCTTTTCTTGATGAAGAAGATTCTCCGTTTGTGCCATCAAAGAGTTATAAAGTTGTT GATTTGGAGGAAGAGAGCGATGATGAGGGTAACCAATGCAATTCTTGGTTTAGGAAGGAGATAATGAATGTTCTCAAACAACCATACAGTGAAAAAGAGTTCAAAGAGCTTGAGCATGAAGCATCGGTGTGTAGATGGTTGATCAAATCCAAGGAACTGTTAGATGGAAGGGATTTTACTTATACAACGAATCAAAAGAAACCTTCATATCTTGATCAGTATCCAG AGTTCAAAAGGATGTTCGAGAAAGCTTTATATGGAGAGAATCGCCATAGAGCTCTGAACCTGCTGCGTGGCTTCATCTTTTATTTAACG AAAGTTGCTCGCCATGATGCATTCAAACCTTGGCTCGACTATGAATGTTTGAAGATCACATGTTTCTGA
- the LOC103872998 gene encoding zinc finger CCCH domain-containing protein 7, whose protein sequence is MRGSQMGGNVSTSNQQVVPGQQNQLTGPPPSQPPQNFQSQGMPPGGTIAPRTANQPVPSNWISGRSVGPSGQVNSQIPSSQSGYGLTAPNSIANNIPQPHMTPAVISSTTTRPQVPVPASGNGFPSDSIFGDVFSVASTQPKQHTTGTTLTMGISSVSTGTVVAPEVAQFVARQSSIPHRGSLNRIENKSTGSASKVAVGNASFLVKAGKIPTLEKQSKPPSDSSTSKVSNAIDAPSGKCALSYSMDHPTTGLPESIMDSATSGEASVPHSGGDTSKTSDIPIQTDYASDCQQKKIPPNLDSSDLKRTVYVKRKANQLVADSDIHSKSRSQIPTSDGYFKRNKNQLVRTSESRVNHSPDDALDSRASATMVSERSSCSAFSDAAVTRPYKRSKFSLVWTQNDQQSDLPSSHMRYRRILPQLVPWKRVTYWRRLMNSVSALRNGSFSNISQKLSTMRKRHTVYTRSTNGYSLRKSKVLSIGGSHLKWSKSIERDSRKANEEATLAVAAFSKKENEKHSGQSSTRKTSRNHLARERIFRFGSLRYKMDPSRRTLQRISDVDSPCSGPTENGKGAKRPFIPKRLVIGHEEYVRVGNGNQLVRDPKKRTRALANEKVRWSLHNVRLRLAKKKKKYCQFFTRFGKCNKDDGKCPYVHDPSKIAVCTKFLNGLCANDNCKLTHKVIPERMPDCSYFLQGLCNNEACPYRHVHVNPSAAICDGFLKGYCSDGNECRKKHSYTCPDFEATGSCPQGSKCKLHHPKNQGKGIKRKRPSEPSEKNPRGRYFGSLQKLFSESEPMVVDRHPTESEDFGKEGFEFISLGATEEEAGDNNDQATEQSISSESEEPASIYELIKPVALMR, encoded by the exons ATGAGAGGATCTCAAATGGGTGGAAACGTGAGCACTAGTAATCAGCAAGTTGTCCCCGGCCAGCAGAACCAATTAACTGGGCCACCTCCATCTCAACCACCGCAAAATTTTCAAAGCCAGGGTATGCCACCTGGAGGGACTATTGCGCCTCGTACCGCAAACCAACCTGTGCCATCTAATTGGATCAGCGGCAGAAGTGTTGGGCCCTCTGGGCAAGTGAATTCACAAATTCCTTCGAGTCAAAGTGGATATGGTTTGACAGCACCTAACTCAATTGCCAACAATATACCACAGCCTCATATGACACCTGCAGTAATAAGCTCTACAACAACCAGACCGCAAGTACCAGTGCCTGCATCAGGAAACGGTTTTCCCTCTGACTCAATTTTCGGAGATGTGTTTTCAGTTGCTTCCACGCAGCCAAAACAACATACTACTGGAACTACGTTGACAATGGGCATCTCATCTGTTTCTACTGGAACTGTTGTGGCTCCCGAAGTTGCACAATTTGTAGCTAGGCAAAGTTCAATCCCACACCGTGGTTCATTAAACCGTATAGAAAACAAAAGCACAGGATCTGCCAGTAAGGTTGCTGTAGGTAACGCTTCTTTTCTTGTTAAAGCAGGAAAAATACCCACTCTTGAGAAGCAGTCAAAGCCTCCCTCTGACAGCAGCACCTCCAAAGTATCAAATGCCATTGATGCTCCTTCAGGAAAATGTGCATTATCTTACAGCATGGATCACCCCACTACTGGTTTACCTGAGTCTATCATGGATTCTGCTACATCTGGAGAAGCTAGTGTTCCGCACTCTGGTGGAGATACATCCAAGACATCTGACATACCAATTCAGACAGATTATGCTTCAGATTGCCAGCAGAAGAAAATTCCTCCTAACTTGGATTCTTCAGATTTGAAGAGAACCGTATATGTCAAGAGGAAGGCAAATCAGTTGGTTGCAGATTCAGATATTCATAGTAAAAGTAGGAGCCAGATTCCTACCTCTGATGGCTACTTCAAGCGAAATAAAAATCAGCTAGTAAGGACTTCCGAGAGTCGTGTCAATCACTCACCTGATGATGCATTAGATTCACGAGCATCTGCAACCATGGTGTCGGAAAGATCATCTTGCTCAGCATTCTCCGACGCTG ctgTCACGAGACCATATAAGCGGTCAAAATTTTCTCTGGTTTGGACGCAAAATGATCAACAATCAGACTTGCCCTCAAGTCACATGCGCTATCGGAGGATCTTGCCACAACTTGTTCCTTGGAAAAGAGTGACATACTGGAGACGATTAATGAATTCAGTCTCCGCTTTGCGAAATGGTTCTTTCTCCAATATCAG CCAAAAGTTGTCAACGATGAGGAAGAGACATACTGTATACACAAGATCAACTAACGGGTATTCACTTAGAAAATCCAAGGTCTTAAGTATTGGTGGGTCGCATTTAAAATGGTCCAAGTCCATTGAGAGAGACTCGAGAAAAGCTAATGAG GAAGCCACTTTGGCTGTGGCTGCATTttcaaagaaagaaaatgaaaagcATTCTGGACAAAGTAGTACTAGGAAGACGAGCAGAAACCATCTGGCAC GGGAGCGCATTTTCAGGTTTGGTTCTCTGCGCTATAAAATGGATCCTTCAAGGCGAACTCTTCAGAGAATATCTG ATGTTGATTCACCGTGCTCTGGACCTACTGAAAATGGGAAAGGCGCGAAAAGACCTTTCATCCCAAAGAGATTGGTGATAGGCCATGAAGA ATATGTACGTGTGGGAAATGGTAACCAGCTTGTCAGAGATCCAAAGAAACGAACCCGTGCGTTGGCTAATGAGAAGGTCAGATGGAGCCTGCACAATGTTCGGTTGCGGTtggctaagaagaagaagaagtactGCCAGTTCTTCACAAGATTCGGGAAATGCAACAAAGATGACGGGAAATGTCCATATGTTCACGACCCCTCGAAAATTGCAGTTTGCACCAAGTTTTTGAATGGATTGTGTGCGAATGATAATTGCAAATTGACTCACAAG GTCATTCCAGAAAGGATGCCTGATTGCTCTTATTTTCTGCAAG GCCTATGCAACAATGAGGCATGTCCATATAGGCATGTGCATGTCAACCCGAGTGCTGCTATATGTGATGGGTTTTTAAAGGGATACTGTTCAGACGGAAACGAG TGTCGGAAGAAGCATTCATACACCTGCCCAGATTTCGAAGCCACTGGATCATGCCCTCAAGGATCGAAATGCAAGCTCCACCACCCCAAGAACCAAGGCAAAGGAATAAAGAGGAAAAGACCAAGCGAACCATCAGAGAAAAATCCCCGTGGGCGTTACTTTGGCTCACTTCAGAAACTCTTTTCCGAGTCTGAGCCAATGGTAGTGGATAGACATCCCACTGAGAGTGAAGATTTTGGAAAAGAAGGCTTCGAGTTTATATCCCTAGGGGCTACTGAGGAAGAAGCCGGTGATAACAATGATCAAGCCACCGAGCAATCTATCTCCAGCGAGAGTGAAGAACCTGCTTCAATATACGAGCTAATCAAACCAGTAGCTTTGATGCGGTAA